The genome window TAAAACATCTGTAACAATAAGGGGCcagtcatctgcataacaaaaTCTTTTACTATCGCTACTTTAAGTTCAAGTTGCTGATTATATTTCTACACTTCTACTTGATTGAGATTTGGACTGCAGTCTACTTGTAAAATTTACACTATTGTTAAACTACATTTACTCAAAAAGAGATTGTAATTTCAATTTGCTTTAAGCACTGGTGAGGCAATTTTATACTTAACACTTACCGGGCAAAGGAGAAGAAGTACTGCCTTTCTATATGTTTCAACCACTGATTTAGTCTCCTGATAGAGTTACATGTAAAAGCAGATTCTACACAGTAGATAAGGGTCAGCAGGCCTATGCTAGTTAATGATCCATCTGTGTACACAGCTTAGTAATGTTACACACTCACCATGACACCATGCAAGCACAATAAAGGGACAATGGGTATATTCTATGTACCTGTTCTGTCTGAGGCTTCTCCTATTCTTTGTTGTTTATGGTTTTACAGTTACTGTTAAGATAAGAGTAGAAAATTCCTTTATGCTAGTTTACAGCAGAACAAGGACTTTCATCGTTTCTTAGATAATAAAAGTGTTCTTCCTGTAAGGTGTCATACTGCAGACAATGAAGGAAGCATCCATGTCATATTTTCAGAGGGTGTCATAGCAAAACAAGTGTGTCAGTTTTATGTAATGGAACCACAAGATTGTCATATTAAGGTTCATGTGATGAAATTAAGCATAGTGTGTGCTTGCTCTTAAGGGTTCGATACTGTCCCTAAAATATTTACATGACAAAATACTTAAAATTCATAttgaaaaaatatatgtttaagATTTTTAACACCTGAGCTTGTTAACCATTACGCAGGTTCCAACTCGTGcgtttttttactttttttttaatttgtttggtttttatgGATTAGTCACAGTTTTCCAACCTGCCCCCATTTCTCATATTACACATTTTCCCACAATCCACTCATACTTTACACTCTGTTCTGCAACATGTCTGACGCAGCGCTGCGCGATCAAGTCCTAACATGTTAGGGGCTGCATGTACGCTGGCATGTCACTTAAGAAAAACCCCAGTGGAAAACCTGGCATTGAGCACTTGCTCACTTAGTCAccaagggaagaaaaaaaaaaaacaacaacctagAGGCCATCGTCAGCAGGAATGCTCCTTTAAGCTTGTGTTTGTGCgagcatgtgagtgtgtgagtgccCCTCCCTGCTGGAGTGACTTTCCATGCAGCTGAGGCAAGAGACAGAACAGAAACAAGCAGAGCGAGGTAaccacaacacacaaacacacacaccaatacagaaacacacactacaAACACGCGCGTCCCCAATTTACTGGCATTcttgtgaggaaaaaaaacatctgaaaaagtACAGGAACAATTAGAAAGATGGGAAGAATTTTTCCACACCCTTCACACAGCCTCATAATATACTTTCCAAAGTATGTAATGCTGTTGGATTTATAGTTAGGCAGGTTATTTATATGAAGCTGCGGTTATTAATAGCTGAACATGAGAGGCCTGCTTGGCCTCAGTCGGCTTGtcagtctgtccatctgtctgcgTTAAAGGGCTGTGAATTGTGATGATGGTGGGTGTAATTCTTTCCGGAAGCTTCTTGGTTTCTATTAAGGAAATCGCCACAATCAAGCATCCCTACGGTGCCATTTAAAGACCAAATGCTACATTATATCACAGTAACTTTAAAAACCATTAAACTGAGAATCTGATGCATATACTGACATGTGGGGGAAGTAAAACACAGTGAGAACAGAGCAGGAACAACATAGACGAGATCTAGTGGTAAACTGTAGTGAAACTACAGTTGTGTCACACCTCACGGTTTCTTAAATTGGGAAGTTACTGAGTGTGTCGGCAATATTTAATTAGGTGCTtcacttaaatttaatgttcTCATTTTTCACGTGTGTACTTCCATTTTGTCCAGAGGAGTCATTTGATATACATATCATATCTTTCAGAATATGTTACTcctaatatttatttattattatgattattattattattatttcaaagTGAAGGACTACTTATTGTGGTATTGTTGCTAGACTTGGGTGGTATTACGGTATTAAAatataccagggtatttagaaaaCCTGACAATTTGATTTTCAATACCATCgaaaaaaaatgcagatgtTTATCCTTCTATCAAAATCATATCAAAGCAGGTGGTGGCACAGCACACAAATACTGTCACATACCATACACCCCGGTATCTGAATACTTTTAAAACTTCTGTCAGCTAAACATTTGCAATGAAGTCCCTCTGGTGTCATGGTTTCACCAATATAGCAATCTTGAATCGTCTTGAGTTGTTGACCTTAACGTCGCAATGTAGACATATAACATTTTGTTTAACTTGAAATCATTATCTAATATGACTCATGAGCTCTTTTGTGTGCACAATCcttgtgtattttgtgttttgccctcaggCTGAGTCTGGTGGATTTTCTGGTGGCACCCTTTTGTTTACCGCCACCACACAAAACCCCTTAGCAATTAATATTGCAGTGACTTTTCTACACTTGCACAACATTCTATTAGGACGTTTGCACCGTCATTGCCAGGAATATATGTGACTCATTATGAGGTGacacatgcagcagcagcacagaaaatGTGTACTCTCCCAATTAGCTGATATCAGCACATCAGTCGCATAGAAAGAAACGGAAGCTGATAGATACGCTGACAGACATCAGATCGTGTCAATATTTATTGGAGTTTCACCAGGTCAGAAGTCTTGTGTCTTTTAATTTCTCTGCTTTACTCTCGCCCACATATCTGGCTGCGAGAAATCAAGACAATAATATCAGTCTTGTGATTTCATTAATAGATTATCAATACACACAGCAATGCAGATTCGATCACAGTCAGCGACACAAGCTATTCTAAGTCAATCTCTAAACTACAAGACAAGAGCATGTGACACATTTCTAGACTTGAAAGTCAGGTGACACAGCGTGAATACAGCCCTTGTAGTGTGTGAGTCAAGGAAATAACCTGAAGCAAGTGTGTGTACAGTTGTAGTACCCTACAAAATAACACAGGATCACAtaacacacgctcacacacacacacacactgttactgTAATACGTTCTTGTGGGGGGGAAACAGCTGCCACGCTCCTCTGAATTCCTAtgagaaggaaaacaaaaaagactgcTGCAGCGCTCACTATAGAAACCAGAAAAAAAGCCACTAACAGTAATCTTCTGGTAAAAACATCCTCAGTTTTGTTTGTGAAGTTTATTTGACAAGATGAAGAAGAATTTCCACTGTGGGCCATGAAGTTAAGAGTGCGACGAGGGCGTGAATCTTCCATAAAAACAGCTCAAAAAATGTGCTTGGTTTGCTTAgataaaaatctaaatattaaaatgatactATAGAGTGCTTAAAAGAACAGTGTTGAGCAtagcacaaaataaaaatgtcatttctgATGTACAAATCGCAAATACGAGTCCAGTGTTCAGTTTATTTTTGCCCGCTTCTATCTTGTTTACAGCCCAAAAGTTTCTGCCTTTTGCTAATCAATACTGCTACTGGCTGTGCTGTTGACTCTTTCAGTGCTTTGGTGGAATACTGGAGTCCTGTTGTAATCACAACAGAAACCGAAGGAAATGAGGGGAAATATAGCCGCACTTATTCTGGGAAATAATAAGGTTCAGTGATatattctctcctctctgtgggTGAAAACGCTCAGAAACTTTATACGATTAGGGACAAGATGATTTATTACACTTCCTGAAAATCCACCATTAGTCACAGTGATGTATGTGCTGTAAATGtatgcctgtgtgtatgtgcttgttTTGCATGCCGACGTGggatgaaaatatgaaaatgatcaGTGTACAGGTCTGAACACACTTGTTTACCACTTCACATCTGGCATCTTCAGAGCCTGAAGACTTTCAGAGCTGGGATGATTTATCAGTCTGCAGGAACCTCTGAATGAACATGTACAGAATAGGAATAAACACAACAAGTGTGAGCTACAGGCCAACATGGAGGGCATGTTTGAGAGCTATGTCAATAAGCCACTTTGCTTTCACATGCCTACGAAACTGAAGCATTTCACACAGCTAGctaaaaatacacagtttttttctctctctctctctctctttttttgttgttgttttactcCCCTCCCTTCTCTGAGCTCACCATGAAACTTGAGGCGGAGGGAGGGTCATCCGGGAACATACCAAGTGGAAACCCCACCCAAAGCCTGAGGGAGGAGTCTCTAGGCAGATATAAGCCCAGCAAACAGAGCACAGATCTAACTTGACTTAAAGCTGGACACAGGTAACCAACAGTCAACCCTGGATCAGAGCTgaatcttcttcttttttggcCAAAGGGATACAGCATGTCCGAAATGCTTGACGACATCTTCGCAAAGGTGAGTCAAAGTTTTGGAattttgttttggaaaaaaaaaaaaggcttcatgAAGTTGGAGTGGGTCAGCTCTGTAACTCCTCTCCACAAAGTGTTTGCTTATTTGTTTAATCCTGCTGGTTTTATTCCTCTGTGAATCAGTGATTTGACGGTGAATTCCTTCTGAAACGAGTTTAGTCACAGAGGATTTCTCCAGTTTAAAGAGATAATGAGATAAGGGAGACAGTCAGCGCTGGGTTGTTTGTTTCTTCACTTCCAATCTGCCACTGCGCGGAATATTCATGAGAAACAGAAAAGAGTCAAAAACTGCAACTATTTgcatttaatttgtattttgtgACTGCATGTAAATGGAAGATAAAGGTTTAGTACTGAACAGTTggggtgtttttgtttgtttataattGCCTTCTTAATGACTTTGTTTTGGCGTTTGTGTCTCATTTCTGTCTTTAAGAAATAAAAGATTGTAAATATGACACTGCTCCAGAATAACTTGTACTTTGCTGATTAAAAGACTAACTTGAAACAGATTTGTTGTAGAAAGTAGGTCTAAAGAGGAAATGGATGATGAATATATAACATACATCAAAGTCTGTATAGTAACTTTGTCAACTCTCTGTAACAGAACTTCATGAACCTGGCCCTGGATGAAGCTTTGCTCACGAAACAGTCTCAACTGAAAGGCCCAGGGCAGAGTCGGCTGAACCGGTCAACCTCCTTCTtctcccccccctcccctcctgcctCCTCGAGCCACAGCTTGAGCACTGAGCATGTTAACATTAACGACAATGGCAGCCCTTTCTGGTCATCCAATATCTGGAGCCAGGCCCCTGTCTCCAAACCAAAACAGCCTCCCTTCAGGCCCGACCGCTCCATGAGCCTGACCGAGTCCAGCATCagcctgctctcctccttcGGACAGCTGAAGAACCTGGATGCTTTCCCCCCTGCTACTACTGTGGCTCCACCGCCTGGCTTTCCTCCCTCATCCACCCTCCCAGCCCAGGTTCCACCAGTGGTGGCTCCTAATCGTTACAAGACGGAGCTGTGCCGTGGCTTCCAAGAGACTGGCAGCTGCAAATATGGCAGTAAGTGCCAGTTTGCCCATGGAGAGGCAGAGCTGCGTGGACTGTTCCGCCACCCTAAATACAAGACTGAGCCCTGCAGAACCTTCTACAACTTTGGCTACTGCCCCTACGGCTCACGCTGCCACTTCATCCATGAGGACAAAGTCAGCGGAGCTCCGTTACCACCTGCCAAATTCCAGAATCAGCAGCAACCAACCCCCGGTGGTCAGAATCCACGCCACCAGCTGCGCCAAAGTGTCAGCTTTGCTGGGTTCCTAGGCTCCTCACGCAGCTCACCCCCTCCTCCATCATTCTCTTCCTCCTTCAACGATCCCAACCTGGGGTTTAGCCGTGCTCCGTCCGTTTCCCCACCTCCCGCTGATCTCCTCTCCCCAGTGTTTGGGGACTCCCTACAGCGGGAGTCAGCAGCATTCCAGTTTGGCAACCTTCAGACCCGCGCCAGCACCGGAGACATCCACAACATTCCTCTCATCCTGGAGCCAAAAGCCTCACGCTGTGTGTGTGGCCATGGAAATAACtttaacagcaacaacagcagagtCTTTGCCAGCATGGAGGACGGGCACCACCAAGACGACAGCATGCTGTTTCCTGGTCCTGGAGGCCATGGAGGATTCACGAAGCCTGCTGTGCTCCAGCGTTTTTCTTCCGAGGACTCCCTGGAGgacagctacagcagcagcagcggaggTTCCAGTGGAACCGAGTCTCCAACATTCGACTCGACCACCAAGAGGCTCACTGTGTTTGAACGCCTGTCTCTGTCCGACTAAACGGATTCAAAGGGAAGGAGCAGAAGAGAACTGACACTTTGTTAACTGCGTTTGTTTATCTGGACTTTCTTCAGAACCAGAACTGATCAGGACAAGTCAACTTTTGACACAATAACACTTAATGTTCTTAATTTATGTTTGTAAAGTGGAACTCATCTTGGAAAATCTACACATACTGAGATGATTTTAGTacccaaatgttatcagactctATTTTTATACTTAAAAACATTGTGTAGCCTATTAGACTTTGTATGTGGTCTTCCATAAAAATTAACCCTGCAGGTCTTGATAGTACCAGTAAATAGTCTGGTTTGTACTTAACATAAATCTATAGTGATCAAAATGGCTTATCTTTAGTGATAATCATGAATTCCTGCGCCTTAAAGATTATCCCTGCCTTATAGGCTATTTACTCTCGGTGCCACAAACAGTATGTTTGATTCAGTAGCCTTAATCAGTGAGACCTGACATGTGTCATTGATGCCATTTTATCTGTGATATGCACTTTACAGCTAATCCAAATGGGAGAAACTCTCAAGTCTCCCAGTAGCATTCAACCAAAGCTTCATacttcactctgctctgtgtgtgtgtaagtgtgtatgtgtgtgcctgtaCTTGTGCGTGTGGGTGTACATGTGTAACCGTTATTTTCCTGAGACCTGGGGTGCAAGCATGTGTAAGTTGCAGAATGCTGAAAGATCAAAGTGtgataatgtaaaaatgtatgtcaGTTCAGATGTGAGTATCTGTACGCCGACGCATATTTAATTATGTAAAACCGTCTGTTATCTCTGCTCGTGTGAAAACTGCACCCCATCTTTTTATTGTCCCGTTTGTTTGACAGCCTGGTTCAGGGACTTTAACACCACAGTATTCCTTTTGGTTATTGGTTGCCTTGTGTCGTTTAACTTAAACTAATATATTTATtatgatatttatttgtgtttaaagaaaaaaaatgtattttgtactttatttatgGAGAAATATTTTAACGTCTGTGAAATACCAATGTGAGAAAAAGCAGTACAAAAGAGAATCTTATATTTTTAATTGCCTGAAAAGGGACAAAATAAATTGCTGAATAAAGAAATGAATGTATGCTGTTGTCTTTGACTTCTTTGTGTTATTCTTAGAAAGATACAGGCCACTTACATAACTTACTGATTACACATGAATTATAACTTGCATTCTCACATGCACAAATACTCACCCATTGTATCTATTAGAGATTTTAGGGAAATTTAAGGGTAATAATCAGGGTACAGTTTGAGGTATTCTTTACCTCGAATGTGGGATGTCATTAATTCTAACATAAAATTTAACTGATATGTCGATATAGTCAATAATATTGGCCCTATGTTGTAAACAGTAAATGGTTGCAAGCAAGGGAATCATTTTCACCCTCTCCTGTGGTGCCCCCAAGGTGGGGCCAGGGGGAGCCATGATCCCCCTTACACATTTCCTGCCCCCCACCCTCTGTGACATATAGACAGGGGCAGACATTACTGCCCTTAAAAGAAAGCTCATATTTTAAGCAAGTGCAAAGGTAGTAGTATTTtatgaaactagacaacctaagaCATATATTGGCGCCAACCATGGCAGCATAGCTTTCTGAATAAggggctaaataatgctccaaagtcaGGCTAAATGTTGGTGACAGAAAAACTGTCAGGTgtcttgacctctgacctcaagatatctgaatgaataTGGGTTCTGTGGTTACCTCCCTTAATTTGAGAAGgttcatttccagtaaatattttGTTCCTCAGTGAACTCCTTCAAATCAAAGCtgcatatttgtctttttaagaaaaaggacAATGAGTtcatttgaagaacaatgaaccACCTAACACATGTATAGATacataacacaaaaaaacagtattGTTGTGGAATCCAAAATGTTAACAGTGCCGTTATGAGCGGATGATTAGTGATATTAACGGCAGCACAgtgttgcagtggttagcattgtcgcctcacagcaaaagggttcctagagcaaacccagggtgggggagcccttctgtgcagagtttgcatgttctccccgtgtcagcgtgggttttctccaggtactccagcttcctcccacagtccaaagacatgcaggttaactggtgactctaaattgcccgtaggtgtgaatatgagcgtgaatggttgtctgtctctatgtgtcagccctggcaacctgtccagggtgtaccccacgtCTCGCCCAATGTCAATGATATTAACTGTCAAATAAGTAATGACATAGTTCAACTTGCTTATATACTTTAACAGAATAACTGAATtactgaaattcagttatgactGTTGGTGTTGGTTCACCACTTCAGGATCTTCAATGCCCCCATCTGGCCTCACCAATTAAAGATTTCTGGGGTCGCCACTGGACCTATCAAGGAACTTTTCTTCAGCCACTTTTTAATTAGTGGCTAAGGATCAGTTATTTTAAGCCTCATACTTAAAGTCCATAAGGCCCAGTTTCACTTTTGAGGGTTCAAAATATTTCTGCCattttatatacacacacacacacacacacacacacacacacaagacttgaTTTTATTATACCTTTTCAGTTCTATACAGGTTcatacacagagaaagagaaacaatAGCTGATTGTGTGTGGAACGCTGAACCTTTTCTCTATCTGTTTTGTGGCATACAGTGTCTTTGTTGTGTATACAGTTCAGATGACAGCATTCAGATCACCTCACGGTGGCACGTACACATTATCACACAGCTTTTCAATCCAAGCTAAAAGCTGCGATGCTTTGAAAACAAGCCATTGTGCCCTTTGCAATGAGACTTGAAATTGGTACAACAAAATACCTTTAGATCTCTACAAATGGAGTCAGAAATACACAAATAGATGCTGTACAACATTCAAATAAGGTCCCACAGTACACATTGAAAATATCCGgtccaaaacaacaacaggtcaGGAGCAGTTACCAGAGCTGGGAGTTCACATGTAAGTCTatggttaaaaaaatcaaaaaacattatGAGAATTCTTCCATCATGACCTTTCTGatcaaaatatgtgggttagCAAGATGGAATAGGGTCACGGAGGAGATCAGTCCCCACAAGACAAAATTAAGAAACTTTTTGGCAGAATCAGGTCATGCATTACAAGTTTGGGCTAAATGTCAGAGACACCAAAAGCAAGCCAGTTCTGGATAAAATATACACCTGGAGCTCTGGTAGCAGGAGGAAAGAACTCTGGGCCCTCACTTAAAGAAGtacttcactgctggaaatatagtcttttcataaaactaggctgtcCATGCAGAAGAGAGAcataaatacttttgaaattggtgctatatgactggagaaaacagaagaaaagggatgtggcatttgcttttgctcaagaggtagaaaacctacaactaccaaaaTGCACAACACTGCACCAGACCAACAAACACTCTTTTTGGGGGGTGACGTAATGTGAGCTTGGATGCTTTTCAACAGGGAAATATATGACGGCCAGTTGGTAACAAACAATGTCGAATTGCAGTTAAATAGTAAGCTAAAATGTGCTTCTGGTTTTGGTGTTGATGCAGTAGCAAAACAAAATCTTGGTCCATATTGATCAGTGGTGCTTAGTTTACAATTTCATCCAAGTattttcagccttttttttacaatacaggaaacagtatcttCTtattcacaaattctcatataACAGCagaacagtgcactaaaatatgtttctgaagacattttgggagagaaataggcaatacactGGAAGAATCTAGGTTTGTATTTGATCAGTGTTGCCTAGTTGTAGTGTTGGATCtaagtttggtctgagtttgagagagaaagaggggaaagggggtgggtgggtgggctcTCTCTTGATCCGCTTCTATACACGTGGTGGTGGGCATACAAAAATGTGGAAGAATAAtatgtagtttgagcaacaacCCTAGAGCAAGATTTGAGCTGACACAGCGGGGAGATCTAGGCACTGGTGAAATGGAGGGAATTTACCAAAAATTCATTTACACATCACACCCACATTGTTAttatacaaagctggttaaaaCTGGCACAGTATCCCTTCAAtgtcatgactttttttcccctcaaactCACAGtctagggaaaaaaacaaaacaaaaaaaaaatgcatttcacaGGTGCTTCCCAGCTGAAAATAGCCCACCTGGCCACAGACCCATGACTTGACTTTAGTTATAGACACACACTCCTCGTCCAACTCATCCGGCTGTGCCTGGGTAAAACAATGCGGAAGGCTGAGGGGAAAATCCCAAAATCTAAAGTTGACATATGAACAATGACTCACAGATAATCGGTGCTTAAAGAGCTTCCACAGAACATTGGCTACATTTGATTTTCAATATTTTAGAATTTACTTGAAAcgtgttttcatttaatttcaatgtcatttctgacattttatgtaGAAATCCATTTAACCAGTTAAGACGCACATAAACGCTCTCTTCACTGGAAATTTCCAACTGCCATCATCTCCAGCTTTCTGCCAATTTGATTGATCACCTCTACTTCCTGAGCTGAATTACCCGTGTTCAGAGCCAAAAATTGACATGGGATTGTGTAAGGCATATTAACAAGTTAAGCAGACGTCCATGAAAAAAACCACTGTTGCAATTTCCACTTTACACTCCCAATGCGATCTTGTGTTAAGCAACCCGCCACCACTGACACCTCCCTGCACATACTGTCCAAGCACTGGATTCTGTGCAGCAAGAAAACACAATAATGGCTGACAGGCCCTTTAGAAAATTTGTCAAACTATGACTCATCTCTGCTGTACACAATCACTATTCTGCTGTTTTGTGGAGTGGAGAATCTTGATTGTGATTTTAAGCAAATTATAACTTGTCTGGATGTTGCAGTTtgttgagataactatgaccctGAAAGTGTCTTTGCAAGTTCTTTTGAATCAGATCAAGAATTTTAGAGTCTAAGAAACAGACATGATGAGTTTTCATTGACTTCTGCAATTCTATTCTGTAACATTTGGTTTGgtgttgtgtctggttttataCCTCTGCAGTTTGGTTTAATTCAAATAAACTCCAGCATTGTTCCCTGTCAGGTCTGTTTCATTTGGGCTGGTTTCAACACCATCATTGGCCTTCATCCACATCCACACAAACTccggtgcggtttgtttgtggtgaaacAATTTGGTGGCCCAACCACAGGATTGTGTGACAGTGGATGTGTGACACTTGCATGaattgaaaagataaaacaagcAAATTTCCACAATTTGTATGCTGTCAAATCTCCCAACATGATCCAAGATCATTTGGTAACCACGGTAATGTGTAAGCATATCAAGATGTGTGTGCAGGGATTTTCCACAACATTCAGGGAGTCACAAAAGGTTTAATTAAAGGTATGTTGTGCTGTTGTCTTActttatgaaaataaattattttaaaagaaaaagtgaataaaacatAAGTagtgatctttttttttcaattcacAGAAACCATTTCACCTTTCATAATTTTTGGATCAATTATTTTTAAAGCAAGTACACATACATTAATATCCCCACCCCATCTCTCTTTATACTGTGCcatgtgtctctgtcctctttCTGTACATGTCCATTATTGTTTATGACAGATAGATGATATCCAGTTGTAGTCTCAATTCATGACATTATGTATTCATGCACTTTGTTTTGCTTCTGACCACCAGACAGCATTGAAAAAGCTAGGGGCACAGCGGAGGGTAACAGTCAGAAAAAGATGAGTTTCAGTAGTCGGTTTGTTTGTAATAACTCAGTATGGAAACAAATGTGAAAGTACTTTAACCCAAAGAGCCCAACCACAACCTTAAGGGTACTTTCGCCCACTTGTCTATCACATGTTGTTTGTCTATACTAAGTGGCCTACAATACAGTTGCACACATGTCCTGCAATCACAATTTCTATCTCAAAGTAGTCTTTTGGCATAAGTAAGATACGATACAGATGCCATTCCTGTGTCACATCTAGCCTTTAACAAGCTGTGTGTAGCCCAAACAGAAAAATAGCTgctaagctaaatgctaaacaTAGCATTTCTTAGCACGTGTGCCACTCATATTTTGAGTCAGCGGTACATGACATACAGTAAATGGAAAGGCTATACAAGGGTGTCAAcctcattttagttcaggggcCACATGCGGCCCAATTTGATGTCACATGtgccagaccagtaaaaccacagcATAATAACTGTATAAATAACAACCCCTTCAAATTTTCCCCTTGATTTTAGTGTAAAGAGGTCAATTTTGAAATTGTTCATCCATTTACGaaacaaatgatgaacagcCTGTGATACCCAAAGAGAAATtatgtgcaaattcaacagtatgtctcagtttttccacattcagtcagtctacttctCACTTTCACtacatgtgacttttttttttataactttcCATTAAAGTGGAAGCTGTTGAAGAAGCAGGTTAAGTCATCTGCTGCCTTATAAACCATTTACAATTTGAAGTTTTGTCAGGACCTCTGCAGCAGGATCCCACCCATATTGTTGTAAGACAGTGGTCTGATACAGAttgttttgtactgaagctgctggttgacgaTATTCTGCATaatgttcagtatctttaaatatgacacaGAATGTGttcattgttatttcagagagctgtacTCTGGTCGGGGTGGAAAACCCATAAGGAAGTATTTTATGCTA of Epinephelus lanceolatus isolate andai-2023 chromosome 4, ASM4190304v1, whole genome shotgun sequence contains these proteins:
- the LOC117259943 gene encoding uncharacterized protein LOC117259943, with amino-acid sequence MSEMLDDIFAKNFMNLALDEALLTKQSQLKGPGQSRLNRSTSFFSPPSPPASSSHSLSTEHVNINDNGSPFWSSNIWSQAPVSKPKQPPFRPDRSMSLTESSISLLSSFGQLKNLDAFPPATTVAPPPGFPPSSTLPAQVPPVVAPNRYKTELCRGFQETGSCKYGSKCQFAHGEAELRGLFRHPKYKTEPCRTFYNFGYCPYGSRCHFIHEDKVSGAPLPPAKFQNQQQPTPGGQNPRHQLRQSVSFAGFLGSSRSSPPPPSFSSSFNDPNLGFSRAPSVSPPPADLLSPVFGDSLQRESAAFQFGNLQTRASTGDIHNIPLILEPKASRCVCGHGNNFNSNNSRVFASMEDGHHQDDSMLFPGPGGHGGFTKPAVLQRFSSEDSLEDSYSSSSGGSSGTESPTFDSTTKRLTVFERLSLSD